The following nucleotide sequence is from Pedobacter sp. PACM 27299.
AGGCCTTGGCCATGGCAATTTGTGGAATTTCCTTTCCATCGCCAAAAATACCAAACTTAGCCTTGCCCGTTAATACCTCCTTACGACCTAATAAACTGGCTTGTCTACTTTCGAAAGCTATTTTATAATCGTTTACCACAATAGTCTTAAAGTCCTCAAAACTTAACTCTGAAGCATCAATAGGATTGGTAGTAGGTGTAATATCCGGCATCATAAGCAATATTAGTTAGGGCACAAAGATACATAAAATCTAAAGTATGACTTATGGCTGTTCTGTAATTTATATATTGGAATACTTTTTGATTTATGAATCAAAAGTTTAAATTTGCTTTAAATCACCATAATCATGAAAAAGTTATTACTATTATTTACATTAATTTTAGGAGTAAGTATTGCTACTAATGCTCAAACTAAACCGGCTGAGTTCAAATTTGATAAGGAGCTGAACGATTTTGGTAAAATCCCTGTTAACAAAGCTGCAACCGTGGAATTTAAGTTCGTAAACACTGGCGATCAACCATTAATCATTTCAAAAGTAGAAACGACTTGTGGTTGTACTGTTCCTGAATACACTCAAATTC
It contains:
- a CDS encoding DUF1573 domain-containing protein; translation: MKKLLLLFTLILGVSIATNAQTKPAEFKFDKELNDFGKIPVNKAATVEFKFVNTGDQPLIISKVETTCGCTVPEYTQIPVKKGEAGTIKVTYNPTGAAMPFSKAITITSNAKTTTKVLYIKGETVAAPTK